The proteins below come from a single Chryseobacterium capnotolerans genomic window:
- a CDS encoding homoserine kinase — MKKVKLKIPATVANLVCGFDILGMAVYEPYDEMEIRLLETSEIIIKHQDSFGLPEEPSKNVAGVVLLNIQEHYNLKNGFEVIIHKHIKPGSGLGSSAASAAGAALGANIVLGNIMSKDEMVHFAMFGEELASGVRHADNIAPCIYGGITLVKSTAPIDIIPLNAPDLFVAAVHPQVEVKTSDSRQILKKNITLKSAVEQWGNIAGLVAGIQKNDFPLIGRSLNDIIIEPVRSILIPRFDEIKSKSLQLGALGGGISGSGPSIFMLAEKKETAEKIADMMKAVYDEINIDNFVYVSKINPVGIEIIK, encoded by the coding sequence ATGAAAAAAGTAAAATTAAAAATTCCGGCTACTGTAGCCAATCTCGTATGTGGATTTGATATTCTGGGGATGGCAGTATACGAACCTTATGATGAAATGGAAATCCGCTTATTGGAGACATCAGAAATCATTATTAAACATCAAGATTCTTTTGGACTTCCCGAAGAACCTTCTAAAAATGTTGCAGGTGTTGTCCTTTTAAACATTCAGGAACATTATAACTTAAAAAATGGCTTTGAAGTTATTATTCATAAACATATAAAACCTGGAAGCGGGCTCGGCTCCAGCGCGGCTAGCGCCGCTGGAGCTGCCTTAGGAGCCAATATCGTATTAGGAAATATCATGTCAAAAGATGAAATGGTACATTTTGCCATGTTTGGAGAAGAACTCGCCTCAGGAGTTCGCCATGCCGATAATATTGCTCCATGCATCTATGGTGGAATTACTTTGGTGAAATCTACAGCTCCCATTGATATTATTCCATTGAATGCTCCTGATTTATTTGTGGCTGCCGTACATCCTCAGGTTGAGGTCAAAACTTCAGATTCGAGGCAGATCCTAAAGAAAAACATCACCTTAAAAAGTGCTGTAGAACAATGGGGAAACATTGCCGGGCTGGTAGCTGGTATTCAGAAAAATGATTTCCCGCTGATTGGCAGAAGCCTGAATGACATAATCATAGAACCTGTACGAAGTATTTTAATCCCTAGATTTGATGAAATTAAATCAAAAAGTCTGCAGCTTGGAGCTTTGGGAGGGGGAATTTCAGGATCAGGACCATCTATTTTCATGCTGGCAGAAAAAAAGGAAACCGCAGAAAAAATTGCTGACATGATGAAAGCTGTATACGATGAAATCAATATAGATAACTTCGTATATGTCTCCAAAATAAATCCGGTAGGAATTGAAATTATTAAATAA
- the thrA gene encoding bifunctional aspartate kinase/homoserine dehydrogenase I, which yields MKILKFGGTSVANAQNILLVENIIKQESSKDNIVVIVSALHGVTDLLINAAEYASVKNEDYLLLLKNAEEKHLNLVKELIPVLEQSALLSFVKKHFNDLEDLYNGVFVLGELTPRIKDKIASYGEFLSSNIIAARLQHEELDCLWMNVSELIKTDSNFTHAKVNFNSTENNIKNYFNNHQNRILIGPGFIASDEKDHTTTLGRGGSDYTAAIIAAAIHAEELQIWTDVSGMMTADPRLASHAKPIAEISYHEAMELSHFGAKVIYPPSIQPVMVKNINLKIKNTFDPKAKGTLVSHNLNTSENEKHQIAVGVSNMDNIALLTLEGSGMVGIPGISAKLFQCLSQEKINVILITQGSSEHSITIAIHEKDMSAAENAINVSFADDINLKRVAPVNIETGLSIVALVGENMKSRSGVSAKMFGCLGNNGINIRTIAQGSSERNISVVIAEKDAKKAVNVLHEEFFESEIKQIHLYLCGTGNVGTKLIQQIFNQNQYLKENHFINLRIAGLSNSRKIIFAEKGISEEEYINWNESGIEASAQRFAEEIISRNLRNSVFVDITASSEVPEVYESLLKRSINIVACNKIAASSDFEKYTILKNTARNHNCCFHFETNVGAGLPVIGTINDLIKSGDQITSIEAVLSGTLNFVFNTYNGSKTFSEVVAQAQKEGYTEPDPRLDLSGTDVARKILILAREAGYPLQFEEIENIGFLPEACMEGSVDHFYEKLTEYEDHFKSLFDNAQKEGKILKYTAEFKDGKAKVGLQHVAPGSDLFHLYGKDNIVIFKTLRYSEQPLVIKGAGAGAEVTASGIFADIIRSV from the coding sequence ATGAAAATCTTAAAATTCGGCGGAACATCAGTCGCCAATGCCCAGAATATATTGCTTGTAGAAAACATTATAAAACAAGAATCTTCAAAAGACAATATTGTAGTAATTGTATCAGCACTTCACGGTGTAACTGATCTTCTTATTAATGCCGCAGAATATGCTTCTGTTAAAAATGAAGATTACCTCCTGCTGCTTAAAAATGCAGAAGAAAAACATCTTAATCTCGTCAAAGAACTTATTCCTGTTTTAGAGCAAAGTGCTTTGCTAAGTTTTGTAAAAAAACATTTCAATGATCTGGAGGATCTCTACAACGGAGTTTTTGTTCTTGGTGAGCTTACTCCTAGAATCAAAGATAAAATTGCCTCTTATGGTGAGTTTCTGTCTTCCAACATTATTGCAGCAAGACTTCAGCATGAAGAATTAGATTGTTTATGGATGAATGTTTCGGAACTCATCAAAACTGACAGCAATTTCACCCATGCAAAAGTGAATTTCAATAGTACTGAAAACAATATTAAAAATTATTTCAACAATCATCAAAACCGTATTCTGATAGGCCCTGGCTTCATAGCTAGTGACGAAAAAGATCATACTACAACATTAGGACGTGGCGGCTCAGATTACACTGCTGCTATTATTGCTGCTGCCATTCACGCTGAAGAACTTCAGATATGGACCGATGTAAGCGGAATGATGACTGCAGATCCCCGCCTGGCCTCACACGCTAAACCTATTGCTGAAATTTCCTATCATGAAGCGATGGAACTTTCTCATTTTGGGGCAAAAGTTATTTATCCACCATCAATTCAACCCGTGATGGTCAAAAATATTAACCTTAAAATTAAAAATACTTTTGATCCAAAGGCAAAAGGAACATTGGTTTCCCATAATCTGAATACTTCCGAAAACGAAAAACACCAGATTGCAGTAGGAGTTTCAAATATGGATAATATTGCTCTGCTTACTCTGGAAGGCAGCGGAATGGTAGGAATTCCCGGTATTTCTGCAAAACTTTTCCAATGCCTGAGTCAGGAAAAAATAAATGTTATTCTTATTACCCAGGGTTCTTCCGAGCATTCCATCACCATAGCAATTCATGAAAAAGATATGTCAGCAGCTGAAAATGCAATCAATGTATCCTTTGCAGATGATATTAATTTAAAAAGAGTAGCTCCGGTCAATATTGAAACAGGGCTATCCATTGTAGCATTGGTAGGAGAAAACATGAAAAGCAGAAGTGGTGTGAGCGCCAAAATGTTTGGATGTCTGGGGAATAACGGAATCAATATCAGAACCATTGCACAAGGCTCCTCAGAGAGAAACATCAGTGTTGTAATTGCTGAAAAAGATGCTAAAAAAGCAGTCAATGTTCTGCATGAAGAGTTCTTTGAGTCTGAAATAAAGCAGATTCACCTTTACCTCTGCGGAACAGGAAATGTAGGGACCAAACTTATCCAGCAAATCTTTAATCAGAATCAATATCTGAAGGAAAACCATTTCATCAATTTAAGAATTGCAGGTCTTTCCAACAGCCGCAAAATAATCTTTGCTGAGAAAGGAATTTCCGAAGAAGAATATATCAACTGGAATGAGTCAGGAATTGAAGCCTCAGCACAAAGATTTGCCGAAGAAATCATATCCCGTAATCTAAGAAATTCAGTTTTTGTAGATATTACAGCAAGCTCAGAAGTTCCTGAAGTCTATGAAAGTCTGTTGAAAAGAAGCATCAATATTGTTGCCTGTAATAAAATTGCTGCTTCTTCAGATTTTGAAAAATATACAATATTGAAAAATACTGCAAGAAATCACAACTGCTGCTTTCACTTTGAAACCAATGTAGGAGCCGGACTTCCGGTAATAGGGACTATTAATGACCTCATCAAAAGTGGTGATCAAATAACATCCATTGAAGCAGTGCTCAGCGGAACATTAAACTTTGTATTCAATACTTATAACGGAAGCAAAACCTTTTCCGAAGTGGTAGCCCAGGCACAGAAAGAAGGATATACAGAGCCCGATCCAAGACTTGACCTTTCCGGGACAGATGTAGCCAGAAAAATATTAATCCTCGCCAGAGAAGCCGGGTATCCGCTTCAGTTTGAAGAGATTGAAAACATAGGTTTCTTACCGGAAGCCTGTATGGAAGGTAGTGTAGACCATTTCTATGAAAAGCTTACAGAATATGAAGATCACTTTAAATCTTTATTTGACAATGCTCAAAAAGAAGGAAAAATCCTGAAATATACTGCTGAATTTAAAGATGGAAAAGCTAAAGTAGGCTTACAGCATGTGGCTCCGGGAAGTGATTTATTTCACTTATATGGAAAAGATAATATTGTCATTTTTAAAACCTTAAGATATTCTGAGCAGCCATTGGTCATCAAAGGAGCTGGTGCAGGAGCAGAAGTAACAGCCAGTGGGATTTTCGCAGACATCATCCGTTCAGTTTAA
- the ilvB gene encoding biosynthetic-type acetolactate synthase large subunit: MKNLNLSTETEISGSRMILDAFLQEGVKTVFGYPGGAIIPIYDALYDYQGKLEHVLVRHEQAAVHAAQGMARASGEVGVVLATSGPGATNLVTGLADALLDNTPLVCITGQVFEHLLGTDAFQEIDVMNITSSVTKWNYQVADANELPEVLAKAFYIARSGRPGPVLIDVTKNAQLQHAIYKGYSPCHNLRSYKPEPVPHIENIEKAAILINNAEKPFIIVGQGVLLGKAEHEFLQFAEKSGIPVAWTVLGIGAIPRDHPQAVGMVGMHGNYGPNILTNECDVLIAIGMRFDDRVTGKLDQYAKQAKIIHMDIDQAEINKNVKADVPVLGNCKQTLPLLTTLIQKKEYPQWYERFNSCYKIENMNLIHHELYPEEGEITMGEVIRSLNEITAGEAIIVTDVGQHQMITCRYYRFKYSRTNITSGGLGTMGFCLPAAIGASYVEKNRPVIAVMGDGGAQMNIQELGTIMQYHSNVKILILNNCYLGMVRQWQELFHEERYSSVDIQSPDFVQVAKGYGIAGTRVSQREKLKTALYEMLDHKGAFLLEVMTGKVHNVFPMIPQGKSVSEIVLNNNF, encoded by the coding sequence ATGAAGAATTTAAATCTATCCACAGAAACAGAAATTAGTGGAAGCCGAATGATACTGGACGCGTTTCTTCAGGAAGGCGTGAAAACAGTTTTTGGTTATCCGGGAGGAGCAATTATCCCTATTTATGATGCTCTTTATGATTATCAAGGAAAGCTCGAGCACGTTCTTGTGCGTCATGAGCAGGCAGCTGTACATGCCGCACAGGGTATGGCCAGAGCCTCAGGCGAAGTAGGAGTCGTACTGGCAACCAGTGGACCAGGAGCAACCAATCTTGTGACAGGGTTGGCAGATGCTTTATTGGATAATACTCCGCTGGTGTGTATTACGGGGCAGGTTTTTGAACATCTATTGGGAACCGATGCCTTCCAGGAAATTGATGTAATGAATATCACAAGCTCTGTCACCAAATGGAATTATCAGGTTGCAGATGCTAATGAGCTTCCCGAAGTTTTGGCCAAAGCATTTTATATTGCAAGATCAGGACGCCCGGGACCGGTTTTGATAGATGTGACCAAAAATGCACAATTGCAACATGCCATTTATAAAGGGTACTCTCCTTGCCATAATTTAAGAAGCTACAAACCTGAACCTGTTCCCCATATAGAAAACATAGAAAAGGCAGCAATACTTATCAACAACGCGGAGAAACCTTTTATTATTGTAGGTCAGGGTGTTTTGCTGGGAAAAGCGGAACATGAATTTTTACAGTTTGCAGAAAAATCTGGAATCCCCGTCGCCTGGACCGTTCTAGGGATAGGTGCCATTCCTAGGGATCATCCTCAGGCTGTAGGAATGGTAGGCATGCATGGAAATTATGGACCTAATATTCTTACCAATGAATGTGACGTCCTGATTGCTATAGGAATGCGTTTTGATGACCGGGTAACCGGAAAATTGGATCAATATGCAAAGCAAGCCAAAATCATTCATATGGATATTGATCAGGCCGAAATCAATAAGAATGTGAAAGCAGATGTTCCGGTTCTGGGTAATTGTAAACAAACCTTGCCGCTTCTTACAACATTGATTCAGAAGAAAGAGTATCCACAATGGTATGAAAGATTTAATAGCTGCTATAAAATTGAAAATATGAATCTGATCCATCATGAATTATATCCTGAAGAGGGAGAAATTACCATGGGTGAAGTTATTCGTAGCCTTAACGAAATAACAGCGGGCGAGGCTATCATTGTAACGGATGTTGGGCAGCATCAGATGATAACCTGTAGGTATTACCGGTTTAAATACTCACGAACCAATATCACCAGCGGAGGATTGGGAACAATGGGATTTTGTCTTCCGGCTGCTATAGGAGCCTCTTATGTGGAAAAGAACCGGCCTGTCATTGCTGTTATGGGAGATGGAGGAGCGCAGATGAATATACAGGAATTGGGCACTATTATGCAATACCATTCTAATGTTAAAATTTTAATTCTTAATAATTGTTACCTGGGAATGGTAAGGCAATGGCAGGAATTATTTCATGAAGAAAGATATTCGTCAGTAGATATTCAGAGTCCTGATTTTGTACAGGTAGCAAAAGGATATGGTATTGCTGGGACCAGGGTTTCCCAAAGAGAAAAACTGAAAACAGCCCTCTACGAAATGCTCGATCATAAAGGCGCTTTCCTTCTTGAGGTAATGACCGGAAAGGTACACAATGTATTTCCAATGATCCCACAAGGGAAAAGTGTTTCAGAAATTGTATTGAATAATAATTTTTAA
- a CDS encoding bacteriocin-like protein: MKNSKKIKREHLKSINGGGIGDCYENCPVGPYGPNEPRSCGDFYGLPECCKKRVLVSMDCFDRY, encoded by the coding sequence ATGAAAAATTCAAAAAAAATCAAAAGAGAACATTTAAAATCAATCAATGGAGGCGGAATTGGGGATTGTTATGAAAATTGTCCTGTTGGGCCTTATGGGCCAAATGAACCAAGATCATGTGGGGACTTTTATGGGCTGCCTGAGTGCTGTAAAAAAAGAGTATTGGTAAGTATGGACTGTTTTGACCGTTATTAA
- a CDS encoding bacteriocin-like protein: MKTIKKLSRDQKKSINGGATQIQIEACGSEQLVCFMGGGRWGCWLKPGGKCYPPML; this comes from the coding sequence ATGAAAACAATTAAAAAATTATCAAGAGACCAAAAGAAAAGTATCAATGGTGGTGCTACGCAAATTCAAATTGAAGCATGCGGTAGTGAACAACTTGTTTGTTTTATGGGAGGAGGTAGATGGGGATGCTGGCTGAAGCCTGGCGGAAAATGCTATCCTCCAATGCTGTAA
- a CDS encoding bacteriocin-like protein, producing MKNLKKLNRKELGGVNGAIGSNCSRCPQHTTYGTGPNDAPCSAYQALPTYCKACVIVSMECMDGGVS from the coding sequence ATGAAAAATTTAAAGAAATTAAACAGAAAAGAACTTGGAGGAGTAAATGGTGCCATAGGATCAAACTGTAGCAGATGTCCACAGCATACAACTTACGGAACTGGACCTAATGATGCTCCGTGCAGTGCTTATCAGGCTCTTCCTACTTATTGCAAAGCGTGTGTAATTGTAAGTATGGAATGTATGGATGGTGGAGTGTCTTAA